The Arabidopsis thaliana chromosome 5, partial sequence genomic interval TCTCCAACCAAAGaaactaatttaataattttactaCCCTTTAGTGTTAGTTTCTACATTTGACATATTATAGTAGTGttagttttttaaataaattatcaaaaagtGTTAGTTTCGCAATTCACCCATAtattaaactgaaaaaaacaataattttttctctcacattaaattaaattaaatatttttttaaaatacaaaaagttaaaaaaaataacgtaGATCAATATatgaaactgaaaagaaaaaaaaaacatttttactCACAGtaaagttaataaatattatttttaaaacacaataaaatgttggaaaaagtcaaaataaatttcGTTTGAATGTGCATTTAATAATTTGGCTTCAGCGccaacaaacacaaaagctATAATTTTCCCTCTCCTTCCTTTCTTCACCTCCcattctctgcttctttcttCAACTAAAATTCTTTTTCCGCAGAGATCGATTTCTCAAATCTCTgtatcatcttctccattgtTTAGAAAAACTAGGGTTCTTATAGatcctcttctctctcgtCCCTCAAATCTCTCGTCGACATCATCTTACGAAGATCCACAACAACATCTGAAGAAAATCGCAAGAAAACATCCAATTTCACAAACTCTAGGTTTccgatttcttcttccttttctctaATCTTCAATTTGATCAATCCGTTGCAAAATCGAACTTCAACATCTGTATCTAATCCAAGATTCTCAATGATTTCAGGATCAATGGAGAATCTAGATGAAATCCGTACCGATATTGTCGAATCTACTGCTCCGTTGTTGcaagaatcatcatcagagaGCAACGGAGGAGGAGAATTCAACGGAGCTTCGTTTAGTGGTGCGGTTTTCAATCTCGCTACAACGATCATCGGAGCTGGTATCATGGCATTGCCTGCGACGATGAAGATCCTCGGTCTTATTCCCGGAATCACGATCATCGTTCTCATGGCTTTCTTAACCGATGCTTCGATTGAGTTCTTGCTTAGGTTTAGTAACATTGGGAATCAAAGATCTTACGGTGGTGTTATGGATGATTCTTTTGGTAAATGTGGAAGGATTATGTTGCAAGTTTCGATTCTCGTTAGCAACATTGGTGTTTTGATCGTTTATATGATCATCATTGGTACTTATCTTTAACTtctttgggtttaggttttagatTGGATctaatatttggttttataactctgtttttgtttggtattttGAAGGTGATGTTTTGGCTGGTAAGAATGAATATGGAATCCATCATGCTGGTATGCTTGAAGGATGGTTTGGGATTAGTTGGTGGAACAGAAgaacttttgttcttcttgttacTACTCTCACTGTCTTTGCTCCATTGACTTGCTTCAAACGAATTGGTTAGTATTCTTCTCTGTACCACTTGTATCTGTTGATAGGCTTAGATTGTGATGGTTAGTATGCTTCCTTGCAGATTCTTTGAGATTCACATCTGCTATATCAGTTGCTTTAGCGGTTGTTTTTCTTGTCATCACTGCTGGAATTACTATCATTAAGCTGTTTACTGATGGTTTGATGATGCCGAGACTTCTACCTAATGTCACTGACTTGTCGTCGTTTTGGAAACTCTTCACGGTTGTTCCTGTGCTTGTCAATGCATACATTTGCCATTACAATGGTAAGTAAACAGAGAAGCCTCTTTGTCTATAATTATAAACAAGGAAGATCTCATGTTTccattggtttttgtttcagttcATAGTATACAGAACGAGCTTGAAGACCCTTCTCGGATAAAACCTGTTGTTCGATCAGCACTTGCGATGTGTTCTTCTGTTTACGTTATGACGAGTTTATTCGGATACCTCTTATTCGGTGATGGTACTCTTGATGATGTTCTTGCAAACTTTGACACGGATCTTGGAATCCCTTTTGGTTCGGTTCTTAATGATGCAGTGAGATTTAGCTACGCAGCTCATCTCATGCTTGTGTTCCCTGTTGTCTTCTATCCTCTGCGGATTAACATCGACGGTCTCATCTTTCCTACGGCTCCACCACTTACTTCCTCTGAGTCTGATCTGAGGTTTGGCTCTATTACTGCTGGTCTCATTGCTGTAATCTTCTTGGGAGCAAACTTCATACCAAGCATTTGGGATGCTTTCCAATTTACTGGAGCAACTGCTGCTGTCTGCATCGGTTTCATATTCCCTGCTGCTGTTATCTTAAAGTAAGATCCATTGATTCATAAGCTaagagattttggttttggaaccTATAATGAATCATTATCTgaattgatattttcttgtcttctttcaGGGATCGTCATAACCAAGCAACCAAGCGAGACAAGACTATAGCCATTTGCATGATCGTCCTTGCGGTTTTCTCCAATGCAATCGCCATTTACAGTGACGCCTACGCCTTATTCAAGAAGCACACATACGTATATCCAATATGAAAACCAGTGAtgattctgtttcttctctcactCACTCTATGTGAAACGAAATATGAGAAGAGTTATTGGTGTAAGATGTCTTTAGATGATTTTGAACCACATGATAATAGTTGTAAACTCTCTGTATATAAAGAGAATGATCAGTTTTTCTACgtttcttttttagttgtaAAAAGGGTCTATAGAAGTGAAAGATGTTCCTTtacatcatcttcatcattaaTGCTACACACATTCAATATGAGTTAATTGAGTGGGTTTTGGTCGAATAGGTTTGCATTACACTCGTACTTAGAATATGAGTAGGACATTAGAACAGAGAAATAGAGAGTTTCATAGAACAAATATCCAAAAGCGTATAGATCAAGTTTGGCTATAGAACCAATATCCAAAGTAACAATATTGTTACAATGTCATTGTGAATGGTAAGAATACAACAAACAGCAACAAGTGTATATTTTGAAGTCATTGCACAATTCCAAAAACAGAGTTATA includes:
- a CDS encoding Transmembrane amino acid transporter family protein — translated: MISGSMENLDEIRTDIVESTAPLLQESSSESNGGGEFNGASFSGAVFNLATTIIGAGIMALPATMKILGLIPGITIIVLMAFLTDASIEFLLRFSNIGNQRSYGGVMDDSFGKCGRIMLQVSILVSNIGVLIVYMIIIGDVLAGKNEYGIHHAGMLEGWFGISWWNRRTFVLLVTTLTVFAPLTCFKRIDSLRFTSAISVALAVVFLVITAGITIIKLFTDGLMMPRLLPNVTDLSSFWKLFTVVPVLVNAYICHYNVHSIQNELEDPSRIKPVVRSALAMCSSVYVMTSLFGYLLFGDGTLDDVLANFDTDLGIPFGSVLNDAVRFSYAAHLMLVFPVVFYPLRINIDGLIFPTAPPLTSSESDLRFGSITAGLIAVIFLGANFIPSIWDAFQFTGATAAVCIGFIFPAAVILKDRHNQATKRDKTIAICMIVLAVFSNAIAIYSDAYALFKKHTYVYPI
- a CDS encoding Transmembrane amino acid transporter family protein, whose protein sequence is MENLDEIRTDIVESTAPLLQESSSESNGGGEFNGASFSGAVFNLATTIIGAGIMALPATMKILGLIPGITIIVLMAFLTDASIEFLLRFSNIGNQRSYGGVMDDSFGKCGRIMLQVSILVSNIGVLIVYMIIIGDVLAGKNEYGIHHAGMLEGWFGISWWNRRTFVLLVTTLTVFAPLTCFKRIDSLRFTSAISVALAVVFLVITAGITIIKLFTDGLMMPRLLPNVTDLSSFWKLFTVVPVLVNAYICHYNVHSIQNELEDPSRIKPVVRSALAMCSSVYVMTSLFGYLLFGDGTLDDVLANFDTDLGIPFGSVLNDAVRFSYAAHLMLVFPVVFYPLRINIDGLIFPTAPPLTSSESDLRFGSITAGLIAVIFLGANFIPSIWDAFQFTGATAAVCIGFIFPAAVILKDRHNQATKRDKTIAICMIVLAVFSNAIAIYSDAYALFKKHTYVYPI